Proteins from a genomic interval of Euwallacea fornicatus isolate EFF26 chromosome 37, ASM4011564v1, whole genome shotgun sequence:
- the LOC136349223 gene encoding THUMP domain-containing protein 1 homolog, translating into MSKVQKTYNKRQHYKKTAKRNTIDVNLKGFLCSCNNREKDCIRETYNILNKYADILWPPQPLEPGIVPGEIEEDLEGELKQLREIKAEERRFQVMDSGAKNFLFIKTTLEEPVKLAESILQDISLKKTQETRFLLRLVPVETTCKAFVKDIEKAFEPLCEKHFGSESVSYSIVFNHRNNNSVSKDEVIKTIAECVTKTGEEKNLQHQE; encoded by the exons ATGAGTAAAGTACAAAAGACCTATAACAAGCGTCAGCATTATAAAAAAACCGCAAAACGTAACACCATCGATGTGAATCTCAAAGGATTTTTGTGTAGCTGCAACAACAGGGAAAAAGATTGCATCCGCGAGACTTACAACATCCTCAACAAATATGCGGATATTTTGTGGCCACCGCAACCCCTCGAACCGGGAATTGTTCCTGGCGAAATTGAAGAGGATCTGGAAGGGGAATTGAAGCAGCTGCGTGAAATAAAAGCTGAAGAGAGGAGGTTTCAAGTGATGGATTCGGGCGCCAAGAATTTTCTGTTCATCAAAACTACTTTGGAAGAACCTGTGAAGTTGGCTGAGAGCATTCTGCAGGATATCTCTTTGAAAAAGACTCAGGAAACTAGATTTTTATTGAGATTAGTGCCAGTCGAGACAACTTGCAAAGCTTTTGTTAAAGATATAGAGAAAGCTTTTGAGCCTTTATGTGAGAAACATTTTGGTAGTGAGAGTGTGAGTTACTCAATAGTGTTCAATCACAGGAATAACAATAGTGTGTCAAAGGACGAGGTGATAAAGACAATTGCTGAATGTGTAACAAAAACAGGAGAGGAGAAAAACCTTCAACATCAG GAGTAG
- the LOC136349222 gene encoding enkurin, translated as MSLIFITKHDENIYNLARTQKVDLQKKPPIKHPRKSGSTEKITPSSPRKHHEQDKGSSQKQKGNHSTMGLSEKDPPDPRNYLKKHTGRPSYTDKIYVKQGRICKKLNLPNKGETPPVRDLINVAKNHEDKSNRDFIKDNVKAARHMKPKDPDRRVVVDRMGNRIYPEAQGLEPVHIKRQIFGCTPKYLVRFNKIKEKEYQMKKDMSGKQQPNCHNITSSEREQILDASTCKQGNSNNNIYGFQGLKKNWEELQKQYQRLPILTDTIPKKIKKSKLEAELKQIEKDVALIEKHPCIYVYDDLELMP; from the exons ATGTCTCTAATTTTCATCACCAAGCATGATGAGAATATTTATAACCTTGCGAGAACCCAAAAGGTAGATCTCCAAAAGAAACCTCCTATTAAACACCCAAGAAAGTCTGGCAGTACAGAGAAAATTACCCCATCGAGTCCCCGTAAGCATCATGAACAAGATAAGGGTTCCTCTCAGAAGCAAAAGGGTAATCATTCAACTATGGGTTTGTCTGAAAAGGACCCTCCAGATCCTCGGAATTacctaaaaaaacatacaGGGAGGCCCAGCTATACGGATAAAATTTACGTGAAACAGGgcagaatttgcaaaaagttgAATTTACCCAATAAGGGAGAGACACCGCCGGTTAGGGACTTAATAAATGTTGCTAAAAAC CATGAAGATAAGTCGAACAGAGACTTTATTAAAGACAACGTCAAAGCCGCAAGGCACATGAAACCAAAGGATCCAGACCGTAGGGTGGTTGTTGATAGGATGGGCAATAGAATATATCCGGAAGCCCAAGGCCTAGAACCGGTTCACATTAAAAGGCAAATATTTGGATGTACCCCTAAGTACCTTGTTAG GTTTAATaagattaaagaaaaagagtatcaaatgaaAAAGGACATGTCCGGAAAACAGCAGCCAAACTGTCATAACATCACAAGTAGTGAAAGAGAGCAGATTCTTGATGCAAGTACTTGTAAACagggaaattcaaataataacatttatgGGTTTCAgggtttgaaaaaaaactgggAAGAACTGCAAAAGCAATATCAACGGCTGCCCATTTTAACCGACACTATTcccaaaaagattaaaaagtcGAAATTAGAGGCAGAGTTAAAACAGATAGAGAAGGATGTGGCCTTGATTGAAAAACATCCATGCATTTATGTATACGACGACCTCGAACTTATGCCGTAA
- the LOC136349220 gene encoding zinc finger protein ZFP2-like: MAGSTNFCLICNASCVSIRNSFQIFTTNGSPTELNLPQALCELLNKEISEPTIHSKVVCKKCYKLINEFEEMQNRVTEIKTEISENYHNTVKAQECAENVVIISSEDPLLHSGKIAESSGELPKKILDIPSSDDDESSQAIEDMEMALVRIHSSQDNVLESENSLFITPLEDVKVPEIKRPMKQASILTTSDKPNLLKRKPQPGVRYTDNIIIQEPVDKLKKMFEENPNTPIVSRNDNIYTCLLCTGEETVSGEPKAIIAHVKEVHDTRLYICDICGLDFRKRNLLSAHVDEHVANEDGDFQCEVCNRIFNNLRLFRIHRRIHQPNAKAWECCTCNKKYSSKNLLNEHINTHLGVRPYVCPTCGKDFASKYTFKSHEKTHLSRPRPFTCDKCDKAFLSQQHLVQHEKTHLAVKDYQCVLCNKRFATVHNLEVHSVVHTGYKPYICGLCGKAFARKAEIRDHERTHTGERPFQCEFCGATFSQRSNLQSHKRVTHYDDKRYKCEDCGKCFKRRRLLDYHIKAAHTGERPYKCEICEATFVYPEHFKKHRRIHTGEKPFICEICGKAFNSRDNRNAHRFIHSDKKPYECLLCGAGFMRKPFLYQHMQSSGHLNDTIVINQPKLTLDEKVTMDAEGHLVTIEEEPDSKIFIEGEDEEDSIIIDDGKLTFADSSDNEEPEIVDEIEQVMATEDGEYEEILSTEPIAASDTQIIETEEGPVQLVKVKITENGREEEAWIKIVPAE; the protein is encoded by the exons ATGGCTGGATCGACCAACTTTTGCCTCATCTGTAATGCAAGTTGTGTTTCCATTAGGAATTCCTTCCAAATCTTTACTACT AATGGTTCTCCAACAGAATTAAATTTGCCTCAAGCTTTATGCGAACTTCTCAACAAAGAAATAAGTGAACCCACAATCCATTCAAAGGTGGTTTGCAAAAAATGCTATAAGCTTATTAATGAGTTTGAAGAGATGCAAAACCGAGTAACAGAGATTAAGACTGAAATTAGTGAGAATTACCACAACACTGTTAAAGCTCAGGAATGTGCTGAGAATGTAGTGATTATTAGTAGTGAAGATCCATTGTTACATTCaggaaaaattgcggaaaGCTCAGGTGAGCTTCCCAAGAAAATTCTTGACATACCCTCCAGCGATGATGATGAGTCATCTCAG GCTATTGAGGACATGGAAATGGCTTTGGTAAGAATTCATTCCAGTCAAGACAATGTTTTGGAGAGTGAAAATAGTTTGTTCATTACCCCCCTGGAGGATGTAAAAGTACCCGAAATTAAAAGACCAATGAAACAAGCATCAATTCTGACCACTTCTGACAAACCCAACTTGCTAAAGCGTAAGCCCCAACCAGGTGTCAGGTACACTGACAATATAATTATTCAAGAACCTGTGGACAAGCTCAAAAAGATGTTTGAGGAGAATCCTAACACTCCCATAGTGTCAAGAAACGATAACATTTATACCTGTCTCCTGTGCACTGGAGAGGAAACT GTTTCTGGAGAACCCAAGGCAATAATTGCTCATGTCAAGGAAGTTCATGATACTCGGTTGTACATCTGTGACATTTGTGGTCTAGACTTCCGAAAACGCAACTTATTATCTGCCCATGTGGATGAACATGTAGCCAATGAAGATGGAGATTTTCAGTGTGAGGTGTGCAACAGGATCTTCAACAATCTACGCCTATTTCGAATTCATAGAAG aatacATCAACCCAATGCTAAGGCCTGGGAATGTTGCACATGTAACAAGAAATATAGCAGCAAAAACTTGCTCAATGAGCATATAAACACACACCTGGGGGTGCGTCCTTATGTGTGCCCCACGTGCGGCAAAGATTTTGCCAGCAAGTACACGTTTAAGTCGCACGAGAAGACGCATTTAAGCCGCCCTAGACCGTTCAC GTGCGACAAATGCGACAAGGCTTTTTTGTCGCAACAGCACTTGGTACAACATGAGAAGACTCATTTAGCAGTTAAGGATTATCAGTGTGTCTTATGCAATAAACGGTTTGCTACTGTGCACAATTTGGAg gTGCATTCGGTGGTTCACACCGGCTATAAGCCCTATATATGCGGTCTTTGCGGCAAAGCCTTCGCCCGTAAAGCTGAAATTCGTGACCACGAAAGAACGCACACTGGCGAAAGGCCATTTCAGTGTGAATTTTGCGGCGCTACTTTCAGCCAAAG ATCCAACTTGCAGTCCCATAAAAGAGTCACGCACTATGATGACAAAAGATACAAATGCGAG GATTGCGGGAAATGCTTTAAACGCCGAAGACTGCTGGATTACCACATTAAAGCAGCCCACACTGGAGAAAGGCCTTATAAGTGTGAGATTTGCGAAGCCACCTTTGTGTATCCCGAGCATTTCAAGAAACATCGCAGAATTCACACGGGGGAGAAGCCGTTTATTTGCGAAATATGCGGCAAGGCCTTTAATTCTCGTGATAACAGAAACGCGCACAGATTCATTCATTCCGACAAGAAGCCGTATGAATGTTTATTGTGCGGGGCAGGTTTCATGAGAAAGCCATTCCTGTACCAACACATGCAAAGTTCGGGACATTTGAATGATACTATTGTGATCAACCAACCAAAGCTCACTTTGG ATGAAAAGGTGACCATGGACGCTGAGGGTCATTTGGTAACCATAGAGGAAGAACCCGACTCAAAGATCTTCATTGAAGGTGAAGATGAGGAAGATTCGATAATTATTGATGATGGGAAGCTAACCTTTGCGGACAGCTCTGATAATGAGGAACCCGAGATTGTGGATGAAATTGAGCAG GTGATGGCAACTGAGGATGGGGAGTATGAAGAAATCTTGTCAACTGAGCCAATAGCAGCCAGCGACACTCAGATAATCGAAACAGAAGAGGGACCTGTTCAGCTGGTCAAAGTCAAAATCACGGAGAACGGACGGGAAGAGGAAGCCTGGATCAAAATAGTGCCAGCAGAATAG